A genomic stretch from Acetobacter ascendens includes:
- the dnaN gene encoding DNA polymerase III subunit beta, which yields MKFSAERATLLKALAHIQSVAEKRNTIPILANVLIQAANGQLSLKATDMEIEVVEGVPAKISREGATTAPAAVLYEIVRKLPDGVDVELDQADSEGPLLLRAGRYATRLNVLSVDDFPSMGAGDFPYRFKLPATTLHSLIDRTRFAISTEETRYYLNGIFLHGTEVDGDPKLRAVATDGHRLARVEADLPAGAAGMPGVIVPRKTVAEVRKLIDEAPEKVEIALSETRIQFTAGPVTLTSKLIDGTFPEYERVIPRNNTRILRVGKKDFADAVARVAAISQERSRPVKLTLEPGLLTLSASSTEQGMAKEELDDNRISYDAEGLEIGFQARYLNDITDQVEKEVEFAFADSASPTIVRDVDSPSALYVLMPMRV from the coding sequence ATGAAGTTTTCGGCGGAACGCGCAACACTGCTTAAGGCATTGGCCCATATCCAGAGTGTTGCGGAAAAGCGTAACACCATTCCCATTCTAGCCAATGTTCTTATTCAGGCAGCTAACGGACAGCTCAGCCTGAAAGCCACAGATATGGAAATTGAAGTGGTTGAAGGTGTTCCCGCCAAAATTTCGCGGGAAGGGGCCACAACGGCACCAGCAGCTGTTTTGTACGAAATTGTACGCAAGCTGCCCGACGGCGTGGATGTGGAACTGGATCAGGCTGATAGCGAAGGCCCGCTTCTGCTGCGTGCTGGCCGCTACGCTACCCGCCTGAACGTGTTGAGTGTGGATGATTTTCCATCCATGGGGGCGGGGGATTTTCCATACCGCTTCAAGCTGCCTGCCACAACACTGCATTCGTTGATAGACCGTACACGGTTTGCCATTTCTACCGAAGAAACCCGCTATTACCTCAACGGTATCTTTCTGCATGGCACAGAAGTTGATGGCGATCCCAAGCTGCGCGCTGTGGCTACAGATGGACACCGCTTGGCCCGCGTGGAAGCTGATCTGCCAGCAGGTGCTGCCGGGATGCCGGGCGTTATTGTCCCGCGCAAAACAGTGGCTGAAGTGCGCAAGCTGATTGATGAAGCCCCGGAAAAAGTGGAAATTGCGCTTTCTGAAACGCGCATCCAGTTCACGGCCGGGCCTGTTACGCTTACGTCCAAGCTGATTGACGGCACATTTCCTGAATATGAACGTGTTATCCCACGCAACAACACACGCATTCTGCGGGTTGGCAAAAAAGACTTTGCCGATGCTGTAGCGCGTGTTGCCGCCATTAGTCAGGAACGCTCACGCCCGGTAAAGCTAACGCTTGAACCCGGCCTGCTTACTCTGTCTGCCAGCAGCACAGAGCAGGGCATGGCCAAGGAAGAGCTGGATGACAACCGCATTTCTTACGATGCAGAAGGGTTGGAAATCGGCTTTCAGGCGCGCTACCTTAACGACATCACAGATCAGGTAGAAAAAGAGGTGGAATTTGCGTTTGCAGATAGCGCATCCCCCACCATTGTGCGCGATGTAGATAGCCCATCCGCACTATATGTTCTCATGCCGATGCGCGTGTGA
- the recF gene encoding DNA replication/repair protein RecF (All proteins in this family for which functions are known are DNA-binding proteins that assist the filamentation of RecA onto DNA for the initiation of recombination or recombinational repair.), whose product MQAGQQKLRGMPRLLKLTLSNFRNYERLVWSPDANLLVLTGENGSGKTNLLEAVSLLSPGRGLRAAPLTQFGRMGATNWGVSARIKTEDEFLELGTGTQGGQERPRRVFLLNGRQIRGQEAWEDTLATVWITPQMDRLFSEGTSGRRRFLDRLVMAVTPHHARELAAYDRAMTQRNRLLQTRFSEHSWLSGLEASMARHAVAVAAARQETVRQICHYAQNGLGAFPAAIAMLQCAIAQKLETSPALAVEDWLREKLADLREDDATRGRATFGTHRSDFLLEDLTSRQPAALASTGQQKSLLIGVVLAHARLVTDYRGQPPILLLDEPLVHLDAARRASLLEIVQDFRTTVLLTGTDQAPFAPLKQSAQFETLKNGAFLPSGS is encoded by the coding sequence ATGCAGGCAGGCCAACAGAAGCTGCGTGGCATGCCCCGGCTTCTTAAACTTACGCTTTCCAATTTTCGTAATTACGAACGGCTTGTGTGGTCTCCCGATGCAAACCTGTTGGTGCTGACGGGCGAAAACGGCAGCGGCAAAACCAATCTGCTAGAGGCTGTCTCTCTTCTCTCTCCGGGCAGAGGGTTGCGGGCTGCACCCCTTACACAATTCGGCCGCATGGGTGCGACCAACTGGGGCGTTTCTGCGCGCATTAAAACTGAAGATGAGTTTCTTGAACTCGGCACCGGCACACAGGGCGGGCAGGAAAGGCCGCGCCGTGTTTTTTTACTGAATGGCCGGCAAATCCGGGGGCAAGAGGCGTGGGAAGATACCCTCGCCACTGTGTGGATTACCCCGCAGATGGATCGATTATTTAGTGAGGGCACCTCAGGCAGGCGGCGCTTTCTGGATCGGCTGGTTATGGCGGTTACACCGCACCATGCGCGAGAGCTGGCTGCGTACGACCGCGCCATGACGCAACGTAACCGTCTGCTACAAACACGTTTTTCCGAACACTCATGGTTATCCGGGTTGGAGGCCTCCATGGCGCGGCATGCTGTGGCTGTTGCCGCAGCACGGCAAGAAACCGTGCGCCAGATTTGCCATTATGCCCAAAATGGTCTGGGTGCTTTTCCTGCTGCCATTGCGATGCTGCAATGCGCTATTGCCCAAAAACTGGAAACATCTCCAGCGCTGGCTGTAGAGGACTGGTTGCGCGAAAAACTTGCCGATCTGCGCGAAGATGACGCCACACGCGGCCGCGCCACATTTGGCACGCATCGCAGTGATTTTCTGCTAGAAGATCTGACGTCTCGGCAGCCCGCCGCACTAGCAAGCACTGGCCAGCAGAAATCCTTGCTTATTGGCGTTGTACTGGCACATGCCCGGCTTGTAACCGACTACCGTGGGCAGCCGCCCATTTTGCTATTGGATGAACCTTTAGTGCATTTGGATGCCGCGCGTCGGGCCTCATTGCTGGAAATTGTGCAGGATTTTCGCACAACCGTGTTGCTTACCGGCACAGATCAGGCACCTTTTGCGCCGCTTAAGCAGAGTGCCCAGTTTGAAACCCTGAAAAACGGAGCTTTTTTGCCCTCAGGGTCATAA
- the gyrB gene encoding DNA topoisomerase (ATP-hydrolyzing) subunit B, producing MTDLSQPTPSAVSEEYDAASISVLKGLDAVRKRPGMYIGDTDDGSGLHHMAFEIIDNAVDEAQAGFASRCIVTFNADGSVSVRDNGRGIPTDMHAEEGISAAEVVLTRLHAGGKFNQNSYKVSGGLHGVGAAVVNALSEWMEVRIWRNGKEHFIRFQHGERDAPLEVVGPSSEPSGTEVTFKPSRETFPKTDFDFTILERRLRELAFLNSGLEIVLRDARVTPVREEKFFYEGGLEAFVNWLDRSRTSLFTPPITGSLENPDNGIKVEFALTWNDSFHETMLCFTNNIPQRDGGAHLAGFRQALTRVVGKYAESIAKKDALSLQGEDMREGLTAVLSVKVPDPKFSSQTKDKLVSSEVQPVVHAAAADIISHWFETHPKEAKIVVSKVLDAASAREAARKARELTRRKGVLDVSSLPGKLADCQARDPAKAELFIVEGDSAGGTAKQGRDRRFQAILPLKGKILNVERARFDRMLGSAEIGTLITALGTGIGRGEPEQGGFSIEKLRYHRIVIMTDADVDGSHIRTLLLTFFFRQMPELIERGYLYIAQPPLYRAKRGNEETYLKDDAALEQYLLNKALNNASFVYTDKRVVSGEELAADLPFIRQAAQAINRLSNRIPSWIIEQVALAGALTTDVEQLQQRMPALQQRLDAASAENEKSWKAVASADGVELARNVRGVGEVYRIDPTMLASNDARWLTMQANRLQKDFAEGVALKNDTTEHQLSGPADLYARLLAQGRRGLTINRFKGLGEMNDAQLWETTLDPAMRTLLQVRVGDVEEAGDVFTTLMGDIVEPRRDFIVGNALKVANLDV from the coding sequence ATGACCGACCTCTCTCAGCCCACGCCATCTGCCGTTTCCGAAGAGTATGATGCCGCGTCGATCTCTGTGCTGAAGGGGCTGGATGCTGTCCGTAAACGGCCCGGCATGTACATTGGTGATACGGATGATGGTTCCGGCCTGCACCACATGGCATTTGAAATTATCGATAACGCGGTGGATGAGGCTCAGGCCGGTTTTGCATCCCGCTGCATTGTCACTTTCAATGCAGATGGCAGCGTAAGCGTGCGCGATAACGGGCGCGGTATTCCCACAGATATGCATGCTGAAGAAGGCATTAGTGCTGCAGAAGTGGTGCTAACCCGGCTACATGCTGGCGGTAAGTTTAACCAGAACTCTTACAAGGTTTCTGGCGGCCTGCACGGTGTGGGTGCCGCTGTGGTGAATGCGCTGTCCGAATGGATGGAAGTACGCATCTGGCGTAACGGGAAGGAACATTTCATTCGCTTCCAACATGGTGAGCGTGATGCCCCGCTGGAAGTGGTTGGCCCATCTTCCGAGCCCTCAGGCACGGAAGTAACCTTTAAACCCAGCCGTGAAACATTCCCCAAAACGGATTTCGATTTCACCATTCTGGAACGCCGCCTGCGTGAACTGGCCTTTCTTAACTCCGGGCTGGAAATTGTGCTGCGTGATGCACGCGTTACCCCCGTGCGGGAAGAAAAATTCTTTTACGAAGGTGGGCTAGAAGCTTTTGTAAATTGGCTAGATCGGTCTCGCACCTCGCTGTTTACACCTCCCATTACTGGCAGTCTGGAAAACCCGGATAACGGCATTAAGGTTGAGTTTGCGCTCACATGGAATGATAGCTTCCATGAAACCATGCTGTGCTTCACCAACAACATTCCGCAGCGTGATGGTGGGGCCCATTTGGCTGGTTTCCGTCAGGCGCTTACACGTGTTGTTGGCAAATATGCCGAAAGCATTGCCAAAAAAGATGCGCTTTCCCTGCAAGGGGAAGATATGCGTGAAGGGCTGACGGCTGTTCTGTCCGTTAAGGTGCCAGACCCCAAGTTCTCATCTCAGACCAAGGACAAGCTGGTTTCTTCCGAAGTGCAGCCGGTTGTGCATGCGGCGGCGGCAGACATTATCAGCCATTGGTTTGAAACCCACCCCAAAGAAGCAAAAATTGTTGTCTCCAAGGTGCTGGATGCGGCCTCTGCGCGTGAAGCAGCCCGTAAGGCGCGTGAACTAACACGCCGCAAAGGTGTGCTGGACGTTTCATCACTTCCCGGTAAGCTGGCAGACTGTCAGGCGCGTGACCCCGCCAAAGCTGAACTGTTTATTGTGGAGGGTGATTCCGCAGGCGGTACCGCCAAACAGGGGCGTGACAGACGCTTTCAGGCTATTCTGCCGCTTAAAGGTAAGATCCTGAACGTGGAGCGTGCCCGGTTTGACCGTATGCTGGGCTCTGCCGAAATTGGCACACTTATTACCGCACTGGGTACAGGCATTGGCCGAGGTGAGCCTGAGCAGGGTGGCTTCTCTATCGAGAAACTACGTTACCACCGTATTGTCATCATGACTGACGCTGATGTGGACGGCTCTCATATCCGTACACTGCTGCTAACATTCTTCTTCCGCCAGATGCCGGAACTGATTGAGCGTGGTTACCTCTATATCGCACAGCCACCGCTTTACCGTGCCAAACGCGGGAATGAAGAAACGTATCTGAAAGATGATGCCGCGCTGGAGCAATATCTGCTCAACAAAGCCCTGAACAACGCCAGCTTTGTTTATACAGATAAACGCGTTGTAAGCGGTGAAGAACTGGCAGCAGATCTTCCGTTCATCCGGCAGGCAGCGCAGGCTATTAACCGCCTTTCCAACCGTATTCCTTCCTGGATTATCGAACAGGTTGCTCTGGCTGGCGCACTCACCACAGATGTTGAACAGCTCCAGCAGCGGATGCCTGCACTGCAGCAACGCCTTGATGCGGCATCTGCTGAAAATGAAAAAAGCTGGAAAGCTGTTGCCAGTGCCGATGGTGTAGAATTGGCCCGCAATGTGCGTGGGGTAGGGGAAGTGTACCGTATTGACCCAACCATGTTGGCCAGTAACGATGCCCGCTGGCTGACCATGCAAGCAAACCGCCTACAAAAAGACTTTGCAGAGGGTGTAGCGTTGAAAAACGATACCACCGAACACCAGCTCAGTGGCCCGGCTGATCTTTATGCCCGGCTGCTGGCTCAGGGCCGCCGTGGGCTGACTATTAACCGCTTTAAAGGTCTGGGCGAAATGAATGACGCGCAGCTTTGGGAAACCACGCTAGATCCGGCCATGCGCACGCTGTTGCAGGTGCGCGTAGGTGATGTGGAAGAAGCTGGCGATGTCTTCACCACCCTGATGGGTGATATTGTAGAACCTCGGCGTGACTTCATTGTTGGCAACGCACTCAAGGTTGCCAATCTGGACGTCTAA